Proteins encoded by one window of Deinococcus aquiradiocola:
- a CDS encoding MaoC family dehydratase, translating to MQLSDVREKVGQEVALSEWVKVTQERVNAFADATGDHQFIHVDVERAAAGPFGAPIAHGFLTLSLLAGELANAGGTLRLEGGRMTVNYGLNRVRFVHPVRVGSRLRNRAVLQGVEEGAGFVQFTVLNTVEIDGEARPACTAESLMRVYL from the coding sequence ATGCAGCTGAGTGATGTGCGGGAGAAGGTGGGGCAGGAGGTGGCGCTGTCGGAGTGGGTGAAGGTCACGCAGGAGCGCGTGAATGCCTTCGCGGACGCGACGGGCGACCATCAGTTCATTCATGTGGACGTGGAGCGTGCGGCGGCCGGGCCGTTCGGCGCGCCGATCGCGCACGGGTTCCTGACGCTGTCGCTGCTGGCGGGCGAACTGGCGAACGCGGGCGGCACCCTGCGGCTGGAGGGTGGCCGCATGACCGTGAATTACGGCCTGAACCGCGTGCGGTTCGTGCATCCGGTGCGGGTCGGGAGTCGCCTGCGCAACCGCGCGGTGCTGCAGGGCGTGGAGGAGGGCGCGGGCTTCGTGCAGTTCACGGTGCTGAACACCGTCGAGATCGATGGCGAAGCCAGACCTGCCTGCACGGCCGAGTCGCTGATGCGCGTGTACCTGTAG
- a CDS encoding glutaredoxin family protein gives MTQTPIRMYSTSWCSDCRAAKMALDKKGIAYQEINIEEQPDAAEYVMSVNGGKRSVPTLQYGDVAASLSGFSITKLNDFLGKAGLA, from the coding sequence ATGACCCAGACCCCCATCAGGATGTACTCCACGAGCTGGTGCTCCGACTGCCGCGCCGCCAAGATGGCGCTCGACAAGAAAGGCATCGCGTACCAGGAAATCAACATCGAGGAGCAGCCGGACGCGGCCGAGTACGTGATGAGCGTCAACGGCGGCAAGCGCAGCGTGCCCACCCTGCAGTACGGCGACGTGGCCGCCAGCCTGAGCGGCTTCTCCATCACGAAGCTCAACGACTTCCTCGGCAAGGCCGGGCTCGCCTGA
- a CDS encoding PaaI family thioesterase, with amino-acid sequence MTGLDSPGARLLRTRGIDASAYTRSMGTRLRHFAPGVVEIELDLRPDLTQHHGQAHGAVLGYLADTVSAWAAASVASDVVTAEYKLNFLTAARGELLWARGEVLKAGRRQVIVRADVYATLDGQDTHVATALATIAPVGERRTDAAE; translated from the coding sequence AGGCTGCTCCGGACGCGCGGCATCGACGCCAGCGCCTATACCCGCAGCATGGGCACGCGGCTGCGGCACTTCGCGCCGGGCGTGGTCGAGATCGAACTGGACCTGCGTCCGGACCTGACGCAGCACCACGGGCAGGCGCACGGCGCGGTGCTGGGGTACCTCGCCGACACCGTGAGCGCCTGGGCGGCCGCGAGCGTGGCGAGCGACGTGGTGACGGCCGAGTACAAGCTGAATTTCCTGACGGCGGCGCGCGGTGAGCTGCTGTGGGCGCGCGGCGAGGTGCTGAAGGCGGGGCGGCGGCAGGTGATCGTGCGGGCCGACGTGTACGCCACGCTGGACGGCCAGGATACGCACGTGGCCACGGCCCTGGCGACGATTGCGCCGGTGGGGGAGAGGAGAACGGATGCAGCTGAGTGA
- the infC gene encoding translation initiation factor IF-3 has protein sequence MMSIAKDHKVNEQIRVRQIRLIGAEGEQIGIIDTREAGAMARELNLDLVMVSPQAVPPVCKLMDYGRFRFEEQQNEKENRKRARSQEVKAIKFRVKIDDNDFKTKTNHVRRFLEEGHKVKVTIMFRGRERTHPELGERILVRVAETLADIGTPESNPSMMGMDMNIIMAPKAAPKKAAAPAREAGANETDAPAVQDVPAQDAPVTPAATSEAAVTA, from the coding sequence GTGATGAGCATAGCGAAAGATCATAAAGTCAACGAGCAGATCCGGGTGCGGCAGATTCGTCTGATCGGTGCGGAAGGCGAGCAGATCGGCATCATCGATACCCGCGAGGCGGGCGCGATGGCCCGCGAGCTGAACCTCGATCTCGTGATGGTCAGCCCCCAGGCGGTCCCCCCGGTCTGCAAGCTGATGGATTATGGCCGTTTCCGCTTCGAGGAACAGCAGAACGAGAAGGAGAACCGCAAGCGTGCGCGTTCTCAGGAAGTCAAGGCGATCAAGTTCCGCGTCAAGATCGACGACAACGACTTCAAGACCAAGACGAACCACGTGCGCCGCTTCCTGGAGGAAGGCCACAAGGTCAAGGTCACCATCATGTTCCGTGGCCGTGAGCGCACGCACCCCGAGCTCGGGGAGCGCATCCTCGTGCGCGTCGCGGAGACGCTGGCCGACATCGGCACGCCCGAGAGCAACCCCAGCATGATGGGCATGGACATGAACATCATCATGGCGCCGAAGGCCGCCCCGAAGAAGGCCGCCGCGCCTGCCCGCGAGGCCGGAGCGAACGAGACCGACGCGCCCGCCGTGCAGGATGTGCCCGCGCAGGACGCGCCCGTCACGCCTGCCGCGACGAGCGAGGCTGCCGTCACCGCCTGA
- a CDS encoding peptide ABC transporter substrate-binding protein — translation MKATTLKSPRTWLTVSLLLLGAAPVGTTLAGPANNSLVVGTSQEPPNIYDPWATNNLAIASEINGYMNATLVSKDNDGDLYADIATSVPTLANGGYKLTKNAKGEVTSNSVTYSIRKDAKWSDGTPITIKDFQFWLKVEQDARVPVPSRDPYDHAKITAVDSDTFTITYDPPYLFADQVAPGLAPSASMASAWNAFDSSTAKLDPKTGAKAINDAWVKFISSFTTSRNLPKVVAGPFRPTQWRAGNSLTLVRNTNYWRTPKGGTDKYVQSVQYRFIPNTNTLKVNVLSGQIDALSAVGLTFDQGVDLQRSQRDKYKTYFVPSATWEHIDINGFSNVQKVKDLDLDDKRVRQALLYSIDRAALTKALFQSKQQVSNTFVNPISKVYKKDARAYDYDPAKARALFAAAGWKPGPDGILTKNGKKFSLNFTTTAGNTTRERVQQILQSQWKTVGVDVNIQNYPSSVVFGQEFISGGSNGKWDMLMYAWTADPSLERGNLFASQFIPTAANGYSGQNEPGWKNAEYDNLWTQASTEFDLAQRVKLFDRMQSIWADEVPSLPLYFRVNVYTKVPNLLNYTFSAYTLYPSWNAYQIGWNSRGAAEIDTQK, via the coding sequence ATGAAGGCAACGACCCTGAAGTCCCCCCGCACCTGGCTGACCGTCTCTCTGCTGCTGCTCGGCGCCGCGCCCGTCGGCACGACCCTCGCCGGCCCCGCCAACAACAGCCTGGTGGTCGGCACCTCGCAGGAACCGCCGAACATCTACGACCCCTGGGCCACCAACAACCTGGCCATCGCCAGCGAGATCAACGGCTACATGAACGCCACCCTCGTCAGCAAGGACAACGACGGCGACCTGTACGCCGACATCGCCACCAGCGTCCCCACCCTCGCGAACGGCGGGTACAAGCTCACCAAGAACGCCAAGGGCGAAGTGACGAGCAACAGCGTCACGTACAGCATCCGCAAGGACGCCAAGTGGTCCGACGGGACGCCCATCACCATCAAGGACTTCCAGTTCTGGCTGAAGGTCGAGCAGGACGCGCGCGTGCCCGTCCCCAGCCGTGACCCCTACGACCACGCCAAGATCACGGCCGTGGACAGCGACACCTTCACCATCACGTACGACCCGCCGTACCTGTTCGCCGATCAGGTCGCGCCGGGCCTCGCGCCGTCCGCGTCCATGGCGAGCGCCTGGAACGCCTTCGACAGCAGCACCGCCAAACTCGACCCCAAGACGGGCGCGAAGGCCATCAACGACGCGTGGGTGAAGTTCATCTCCAGCTTCACCACCTCCCGCAACCTGCCCAAAGTGGTCGCCGGTCCCTTCAGGCCCACCCAGTGGCGCGCCGGGAACAGCCTCACCCTGGTCCGCAACACCAACTACTGGCGCACCCCGAAAGGCGGCACGGACAAGTACGTGCAGAGCGTGCAGTACCGCTTCATCCCCAACACCAACACCCTCAAGGTGAACGTGCTGTCCGGCCAGATCGACGCGCTGTCCGCCGTCGGCCTGACCTTCGACCAGGGCGTGGACCTGCAGCGCAGCCAGCGCGACAAGTACAAGACGTACTTCGTGCCGAGCGCCACCTGGGAACACATCGACATCAACGGTTTCAGCAACGTCCAGAAGGTCAAAGACCTCGACCTCGACGACAAACGCGTCCGTCAGGCGCTGCTGTACAGCATCGACCGTGCCGCCCTCACCAAGGCGCTCTTCCAGAGCAAGCAGCAGGTCAGCAACACCTTCGTGAACCCCATCTCCAAGGTGTACAAGAAGGACGCCCGCGCCTACGACTACGACCCCGCCAAAGCCAGGGCCCTGTTCGCGGCGGCCGGCTGGAAGCCCGGCCCGGACGGCATCCTCACCAAGAACGGCAAGAAGTTCAGCCTGAACTTCACGACCACCGCAGGCAACACCACCCGCGAACGCGTGCAGCAGATCCTGCAGTCGCAGTGGAAGACGGTCGGCGTGGACGTCAACATCCAGAACTACCCGTCCAGCGTCGTGTTCGGGCAGGAGTTCATCTCGGGCGGCAGCAACGGCAAGTGGGACATGCTGATGTACGCCTGGACCGCCGACCCCAGCCTGGAGCGCGGGAACCTCTTCGCGAGCCAGTTCATTCCCACCGCCGCGAACGGCTACTCCGGCCAGAACGAACCCGGCTGGAAGAACGCCGAGTACGACAACCTCTGGACGCAGGCCAGCACCGAGTTCGACCTCGCGCAGCGCGTCAAGCTCTTCGACCGCATGCAGAGCATCTGGGCGGACGAAGTGCCGAGCCTCCCCCTGTACTTCCGCGTGAACGTGTACACCAAGGTCCCCAACCTCCTGAACTACACCTTCAGCGCGTACACCCTGTACCCCAGCTGGAACGCGTACCAGATCGGCTGGAACAGCAGGGGTGCCGCCGAGATCGACACCCAGAAGTAA